One Castanea sativa cultivar Marrone di Chiusa Pesio chromosome 4, ASM4071231v1 DNA window includes the following coding sequences:
- the LOC142632786 gene encoding expansin-A23-like, giving the protein MAGLGIVAAWAIIVALVFASNGAHGWDYAHATFYGDIGGGETMMGACGYGNLFDQGYGLETTALSTALFNNGATCGACFQIRCIDSPWCKKGAGIIRVTATNFCPPDYSKTEDIWCNPPQKHFDLSMSMFLKIAEYRGGIVPVMYRRVMCYKKGGIKFELKGNPYWLLVLVYNVGGVGEVSNVKIKGSNTGWIQMSRNWGQNWQTGVRLDGQSLSFQVTGSDGKIVQSDNVAPSNWEFNKVYEGKNF; this is encoded by the exons ATGGCTGGCCTTGGAATTGTGGCTGCTTGGGCTATTATTGTGGCTTTGGTCTTTGCGTCTAATGGTGCTCATGGCTGGGATTATGCTCATGCAACATTTTATGGTGATATTGGAGGCGGTGAAACCATGA tGGGAGCTTGTGGTTATGGAAATCTATTCGATCAAGGTTATGGTCTTGAGACAACAGCATTAAGCACTGCTCTTTTCAACAATGGGGCTACATGTGGTGCTTGCTTTCAAATAAGATGCATAGACTCACCATGGTGCAAAAAAGGTGCAGGTATAATTCGAGTAACAGCCACCAATTTTTGTCCTCCTGACTATTCCAAAACCGAAGACATTTGGTGCAACCCACCACAGAAACATTTCGACCTCTCCATGTCAATGTTCCTAAAGATTGCAGAATACAGAGGTGGAATTGTTCCTGTTATGTATCGAAGAGTCATGTGTTACAAGAAAGGTGGGATTAAGTTTGAGTTAAAGGGAAATCCATATTGGTTGCTGGTTTTAGTGTACAATGTTGGGGGTGTTGGCGAAGTTAGTAATGTGAAAATTAAGGGTTCCAATACTGGTTGGATACAGATGTCTCGTAATTGGGGCCAGAATTGGCAAACTGGGGTTCGTTTAGATGGTCAAAGCTTGTCTTTCCAAGTGACTGGTAGTGATGGTAAAATAGTGCAGTCTGATAATGTTGCACCCTCAAATTGGGAATTCAATAAGGTATATGAGGGCAAGAATTTTTAG